TTACGTGGACTGCATCTCTGTCATCGTGCAATTTTCCGAGACCATCATCATTTTTTGCAAAACCATTTGAGGTCATGGATTCAGGAGCAGGCTTCAACTCTGCTACAGTGTAAGTGTAGGCTGAAAGAGCAGAGTAACACACTTGAAAATAACATAATCAGACAAAATTGTTGTTGTGAATTTACAAACTTTACAGGCCTTATTAtactttgtttttaaaatggACTGAAAAATATCTTGATATCCAAACACGGAACATATGAATTCTGAGGAATTGCgtggatttttatttttctcgaTCCTAGCTTTGAGAATTGGCGATAATTTCGTATTTACATCTTCAGTTTTTGTGCGGATTTTTTATCGATAGCATGACGTctaaaggcccgtttacacaggcgacttttgtcgcagcaactcgatgcaatttttgtcgcgctAAAGTTGCAGCTTCAAAATCGCAGGTGTAAACCAGGTGCGATTTGTCGCCGCGATATCGTAGGGgtttcgaacatgtttgaaacctaaTGCAATTTTGCTGCggcaaaaattgcatcgagttgctacgacaaaaatcgcctgtgtaaacgggccttaaactttaatttttcagtCCGTGGTAAATTGCTGCGACCAACTTTACTGGCGATAGACCAACTAGAATGCAAAGGAAGTAAGTCATACATGAGCGTTCTCTTCTCTCCTCTTATTGGACGAGAATAATCTCCTCTTATTGGACGAGAATAAAGCACCACAacgaatttgaaccaatcactaACCGCAGAAGTGCAAAACTAAAGCAATAGGTGCGGTTACACGGGGGCACTTTTTAACGTGGGAAATTGCCCTTTTACCACGTGAAACTGCATTTAGCAGTGTGACCGACGTTTCCCGAGGTAAATTTCCCGTGTTAAATATCCATGGAGACGTCAAAAAGATCACACGAAGCGCCCATGACATTTAACGTGGTAATCTGGAAGAGTGTTTTGATGCCCGAGGTAAAAGAGCCAATCAGGGTTTGACAGCAACACGTAAACGCAAAGTCATTCGCCACATTTGCGTGACATTTGTTTTACCTTGGGAAATCGCTTTTCGCGAGTATCCGCTGGAACCACGGGAAACTAAAAACCCAAGTGTGATTTACCACGGGAAAATTTACCATGGGAAAAGCCATTTACCGTGGTGTGTGTAACCGCACCTAATGAGTCCGGCCTATACAACGAAAAGAACCGAAAATCCTCGGGAGATTCAGTTTCCCTCATCGCTTGCTTTCCACCTTATCGTATCGAGTTTGAGAACTTGGATTCATGTTGGGattttcaacatttccaaaAAACTTACATTTGGTGATTTCGTCATTCCTGGCTGCAATCCTCGGGGAACTTGTGTGAAATGGACCATTGGCAATAGCTAGGTTCGTCAGCGAGTCAAATTCTGAGGGCTGAAGATCAAAGCACTCCTCGGCTGAAAAAAAAGGGCAGAGACTGAAAATCAGGAAGTCTCCAAAGAGAATTTCTTTAAAGAGAGCAGAAGCTGAAGATCAGAAAAACTGTTCGTGCTGTTCTGACGAAGTTAAAGTGCAATTTGCTCACAGATTATGAATGGAATAAAAGGTCAAAAATCAATTGAAGATGTAAACAGCTAAACTCAGAAGAAAGTTAAGAAGGAAGTAATACATATAAATAAAATCTTCCCTCTAAACAATGGACATTTGCCTACCAActtgttttattattatcgACTGCGGCTCGAGAACTTTGAGAAATTGAATTCATTTCTGGATTTTTTACTTTTCCAAAAGAACTTACTTTTAGCGATTTCGCCATTACTGGCAGCAGCCCTCAGCGAACTTGCGTAAACTGGACCATTGGCAATAGTAAGGTTTTCTATCGAGTCAAATTCTGAAGGCTGAAGATGAAAGTAGCTCTCGGCTGAAAAATGAAGGACAGAAAAGCAAGTAGTTCCCTAAAAGCCTGTGTTTCACGAAGGCAATTTTCCCTGAAACTTGccctcgcaattttgttgctaCACAAATTGCACGAAAAATTGCCCGTTGTAACATACCGTGCCAAAGACATTCTTCCCAACATTTTTGTTGTCGTTTGCGCAATGCGTCTCACAGTTGCACATAAGGCTTCAACAAATTTTTCAGTCGTTTCGTAGTGTAACAATAtccctgcaacttgtgtcgcaacaacATTGCGAGGCAAGTTGCGGGTtaaattgcctagtgtaacgTAGGCTTAAAGGAAACTGCGTTTTTGGAGAGCAGAATTAATCTTGAAGATCGACAAAAATGATCATAATTTTTTAGGAGGAAGCAGAGTTTGCTCCCACGAAATGAGCTCAATAAGAAGAAGAAGGTTTAGGCAAATAAAAAAGAGGAAAACTCAAGGAAGGGAAGAAGTAAATGCATGAAATCTTACCTCTAAACAAGGGATAATTGCCCACGAGCTTCGGCGGTTTTGATTCCACAGTTCCAAGAATTTTGTCATTTGAAATACTTTCGTGGAAGACCAGAGTAGACACTACAAAAGCGACAGTATTTTTCACGTTGAATTCATGATAAACGTATAAAATAGTTCGGATGATCATGAAATCAGGTTTGTTGGAATTACGCAGGAATGTTCCCGTCATTGGTTAgcttttagggagcttaagaagctacgacggcaactgcaaggaaaatgtctcaataaaattgaactttgccttaagttaagtctcttgcgattattccatgttgatcacgttgtacagaataggcggagtgcactttcgttAGCTTgatacgaatggttttcgtgtaaaggcaaagaagaaaagatttactgctgcgagctcccgttgtcgacagaacctcaaatatgaaaatttcccgtcgtcgtttggcagactacgtcaaaacattgcaccaaaaagcgtgccgcacgtgcaacacgattatttttcttcattcagccaatcaaatcattgatttgtggcattgtcgttgacgttgccgtcgtcagatcttaagctcccttttattAGCCTTTCGTCAGGGCGTCGCTCTGACAGAGTCTCGTTTTCCAccataggcgtagccaggatttttcaaagggggggtcacactgtgtcaaagtgagggtactcgtttgtttggacattttcaagccgaaacgtcatggcattttcgccacctgttctaggttgtttggttaaaaaaggcttgcaaaagggggggtcatgggcaccccaggacccccctggctacgcccttgtttTCCACTTCCCCACCGACTCGATAGCAGAGTtactttagaaactataaaccCATCATAAGAAATAATCTTACCTTCCGATTTGCCCTCCTCGACGCTGAATTTTGCCAATCTTCCTTtcatcatttttatttcttcttttaaggtCGAGTTTTGTCTTTCCAATTCAATTTCTCGTTCTtaacaataaaagaaattacGAAACATTCACTCAAAATCTCATACTTTCTTATCATACTCCCGATGAACTGTCTTGCAGGAAAACTCACCTTTTCCTGCTTTCAATTTAGTCTTCAAATCTTCGACTTCCGTATTCTTTCTCGTGAATTTTTCGTTGGCAAATATTGAAGCGTTCCTCAGCTTCGTTAGCTGTTGCACAGTTTCTTCCATTTTTTGCTCAAactcgttttcttttctcttatGACCGTCTTTCATCTTTGACAGCTTATTGTTCAACTGAACGATTTCTCTCTCCTTCTCTGAAAGAAGATTTTAAATaggtttcattttcttttccttctctgAAAGCGAATTGCGGAAGGTTTTAAAATGGGTATCATTCTATAACTTATTTTGTTCAGGGTacgaacaaagaaaaaatgtagcgagctagttgttctctttttttccGCGGAAGTCAAAGTCCGGTCAACTTGCATATGGCAGTTAACAGAACGTACAGTAATTCCACGTTTCTAAGCATCCTCTTAATTTTCCAATTGGGAAACTCAAGTAGGACTTGAAGTTCATCGGAAAATGTACCTACGAAGTAAAGTGGTATGAGTAATTTGAGGAGAACTTTGAAATTTTGTCAGTTTGAAGTTTGCGCTTCGTCCACATAACTGCGTGCAAaacagggttagggtttagggttagagttttctttttgtgcctAGTGCTCGTAGAGCACAAGGCACAATGCTATCGTGCGTATGTGTGCGTCCGTAATACTTGCTGCTCGTGTAatatgtcatgaagtgtcccccaCCCGACGTTTTGGTCAACGAAATCCAGAATAACTCGTGTCCGTAACCCGTTGTTGTTGTATCGTGTAGTCATTGTGGATGATACCATTTTTCATATCACTAGGCACatgtagtcatagactgcctatttttgaGATTTGCTAGCCTGCATCAATCTCAGAATCACAcaaacatgtttttttcttcaaaatgtgGTTTCTAGTATTTTTTCAGAGAGTGAAAGTGGGTTTATTATATATGGTCCTGGGTTTGGAACCATGGCTTTGGGTAAGGAGAGGTAAAATCTATTGTTATCCGCTCTGGTTTAATGTTAATCTGTGAGCCCCAAAGTTATGTAGAGGTTAGAAATCTAAAAGTTTAAGTAGCGATCGTGCTTCTCGTGATAACCGCTGCGAAGAACTATTTCGAAATAAgctagttcggagtttcaaaaaacacgtgcgcgcgtcgggataaaatcaagcatatcttaaaaatacaaacTTTTTGGAATGCAAATTCGTGCGTGTATTTAgcatgacaaaagaagaaaaatatatgcttctttttatcccgacgcgcgcacgtattttttgaaactccgaactggcTTATTTCCCACGAAAAAAAACTTGCAGTGTCTGTTGAGGTGGAGACAAAATGTAATTCTTGTACTCGTCTCAGAGTATTTCTCAATTAATCGTAACCGTCATCAGTTTCGCGTTTGGAGCCGATTCCATACTTCAAAATGTCCGAACGAATTTTTACCGGTAATTGATGATCCAAGAATTTTACACACATTCAAACTAAAGAATTATATTTATTGAAATCAGTCCATCGTAAATGTGCATGAGGTAAATGTTCACAAATCCGCAAAGGCGAACATGGAGAAATAGGCCCTGACCCCTGACTCGAAGGAAAAAGTTCTGAGAGATCGTGAGTAAATTGTCCGTAATTTAAACTGTAAACAGATACCAAGTAGGGTGAAAAGTCACGAATTGGTTCTTCTTCTAGAGCGATCATATTCAGTCCCTGCGTGTACGATTACATAATAATAAGCACGAATCGACGACTTCAGATTGCGCCCGAAGATCGAGAATGATGTCTTGTCATTTTGGAGTATGGAGATGAGTGGTGCTTACCAATGATCTATTGCGTTAGCTTCTCCATATTATTTCTTGTCTATTAGTAGCTAGATACTATGATTGACTCTttaataaagttaataaagtgATTGATcgtttgattgattgaatgacaGGAAAGCATTCTCACGAAGAAGAATCTCGCTCCACCGAGAATACTCCACGTGCAAAAGGCAAAGAGTGGTCAAACTattaacttgaaaatttttattGCGACTGCCCGACTTGGATTCAGTTTTTTTCTTAAGTTAAAAGAAGATTTCTGTGCAAACTGTGTTCATTGCCGCAAGAGTTACGTCTATTAAAAATTGACCGACCAAAAACGGGTCGTGTCcgagcaaaaatatttttgaccGGACAACGTGACCGGCGCCTGCCTGTTAGTTATTTGCAGCGATTAACTCGGATCTAAACAAGTATCAACAAGCAGCGGCTGTAAATCATGGCATTGAGTGTTAGTAACAAATTCAGTGGTAAATTGGAAAGTTATAGCTTCAAGATCGTTCCAGGAAATCGAAGGGATAAACGAACCGCCTTGACAACTTGGGATGACATGATCGCGTGTGATATGCCCTCTGCTAAAGTGTCAAATGCCTATAAGAAAAAGTTTGGAGTGAAGCCCCAGAAAGTGCATCTCAATGATGAGTTCTGCAAAACTTTTGGATGGCTTTCATACAACTTGCTCGGCAAGGTGAAATACTACGATGAGCCCCCCGTTCTGAAAAGTAGTATTTCTGGGGAACGTTTCttggaaaataaaacaagcgAACCATATACGATGGAGGCAGAGCTGTCGACGACCATGACCAATTCTGCAACTACTACTGTAACCAACGCTTCTAGCGTGTCTGTTGGCTCACATATCACGATTGGATCGGAGGAACTTGGTATCGGTGCCcaattttcacaagatttcacCTTCAGCAATAAAGTTGGCTGCTCAAGCACTCAATCCACCGCGGTGACAGTCAGTGACAAAGTTACAATTACTGTACCACCAGGAGCTCGTTTCAGAGTCTTCCTTGAAGTTTCGTGGACGCAACAGGACAAAGAATGGGAGATACCAGTGGAGATTGATCCACTTGGCCTGACCGGTGTGCAGTTTCCAAGGCGAGTTGACAAGCATTATTACTGGGCCGTGTCTCATAATGGCTTTTTCAGCCCTCCCTTCCAGTCAAAGATACAAGGAAAGCTGCAGTGTGCTTACAACACCTCTGGGAGAGTCGTTGTTGAGGATCTCCACGGAAAAGATCAATTCTGAGCAGCTAAAAAAATGTACAGGAACAGTATTTTTGTAGCTATGTAGAGTATTATGAATTTAGATTTTGGACTGATCATGAATCATAGCCAGGGGTTTATTCGAATAGCTTGTTGTTGCTGGGGAAACTGTCACGAGAAGCGCATGTGCGAGAGTTTTCTCCGAGCGACTCTCACATTGAGTAGAGCGACCATGTCGGATTCGACGGTAAGTCGAGAgaatttgcatttattttgtatttaatCAATTTAATGTGAATCAGGTGCTCAgaatattcttcttcttctgtttaGAGTCGACATTCCGTGAATTCAGTGAAGCGTGACCAGAAACACCTTTAGCCTTACAAGCGCCCACACAAAATATTTGTTTGCTCCTTGATATACCAAACGCATTATAAAGGTtaagaagccatttcaaagctGAAAGAGAGTGCATTTATTTCCAAGAGACAACTTTGAAGTCGAAAATTGAGGACCCTCTCCATGCATATTAAATATGAAGTGAAATTTCATCCGAAAAGTTTTGggtaaataattttattttgttacatGCACTCTTCAGGTGATCCAGTACACAAAGGGCAGTGGCTAAATTCTGTACTGCAGTATCATTTCAATCATCATTGGTTTGACATCCCAAAGTATATTGAAGCTTTTAGTTGCCTTGATTTTTCATCTGGGCAACCCGCCAGAAAAGAGACAGGCGAATGTGTTATCTGTTACGTTAGCTGAAGCTTACTCAGCGGTGAAGTTAatcatggaaaaaaaactgataCTATAAATTTTGCCCATGCATGTTGATTAGGAAACCAAATaacataatttttattatcaatGTAGTAGTGGCTAAGTAACGCTTGAAGTCAAAATTACTGGGAAAATGCTAGATATTAATTCCAGacaattttttaaataaaactccaATACTCTTCAGGCGATCTTCAACGACCCTGTGACGTGTGTTCATTACTCACACTTAACATACCGGTAAGTCTGCTTTTGAGTTCTAAGTCTAGTACCCTATCCAACTAAATCATCTCAGTTTCAATAGAAGGAAGAGCCTAGGACTATttcaaccccccccccctaatGGCATGCTAATCTGTCCCTCTCCTCCCACCCCTCCCTCGATGGAATGTTAGACCATTGTGGAGGTGAACAAATTCGAAGTACTTTTGTTTAAACTAGTGTCGCAGTTTCACTTGTTACAGGTCGGAAGAGACAAGCAGAATAACTGAGTGCAACTAGAGGATACTCTGCTTTTCACTAATCTAACAAAGTGTGCGTCATCCTTCGCTTGAACCCGGCAAAATACGAAAAAGCTCGAGATATTTCATTGTACAATGCAAAAAAATTCTTACGTACTTTAAATGTAAGACTTCGTTAGAGAGACTTTTATCACCCTAACGGGGACGATGCAGTTGATATTGAAAGTTAACTTCGACTTATTCATCCGTTTTCGGATTGCTCGAAGCGGTGAGgagataattttagaaaagggcgtataaatttgaaaagaatgGTGCAAATTTGATGGCTGTGCAAACTGACTGAAGATGATAACTTTGTTCATTCGCTACATATACAAATTTAGTGAAAAGGAGCGTGTTTGCTTCGGTAGCAAGACATGAGTAAGCATACAAATGTTTAAACTTGTAGCACGAGTATCAATTATGCAAAAGAATAGATTTGCACCTTGTTTGCGCAGGCTCTTTCTTAAAGAAAATGTGCGAGTATGTCAAATT
The Acropora muricata isolate sample 2 chromosome 3, ASM3666990v1, whole genome shotgun sequence genome window above contains:
- the LOC136912412 gene encoding uncharacterized protein, producing MALSVSNKFSGKLESYSFKIVPGNRRDKRTALTTWDDMIACDMPSAKVSNAYKKKFGVKPQKVHLNDEFCKTFGWLSYNLLGKVKYYDEPPVLKSSISGERFLENKTSEPYTMEAELSTTMTNSATTTVTNASSVSVGSHITIGSEELGIGAQFSQDFTFSNKVGCSSTQSTAVTVSDKVTITVPPGARFRVFLEVSWTQQDKEWEIPVEIDPLGLTGVQFPRRVDKHYYWAVSHNGFFSPPFQSKIQGKLQCAYNTSGRVVVEDLHGKDQF
- the LOC136911050 gene encoding uncharacterized protein; translation: MTGTFLRNSNKPDFMIIRTILYVYHEFNVKNTVAFVVSTLVFHESISNDKILGTVESKPPKLVGNYPLFRAESYFHLQPSEFDSIENLTIANGPVYASSLRAAASNGEIAKTEECFDLQPSEFDSLTNLAIANGPFHTSSPRIAARNDEITKSYTYTVAELKPAPESMTSNGFAKNDDGLGKLHDDRDAVHVTEIDNSCPSQLNSASAYLNTRPIPPISPIESYPINQTSKVRCLNNRPVPADESTIGTYSFGYNVPRRARTGKNYGFFGKTLKQWFGI